The nucleotide window TTCATATAAACAATATTTCCAACGCCAACCCTGAATTCTTTAGATATATTTCCTTTTTGCCAAGTGATAATTACTTGTATATGCAATTAACCGGTTATGATCATCTATCGTTTGTGGCGAACATTTATCATATACCGCAACAAGAAATAGAAGACGTCATAGAGTTGATCGGCATCCGCTCATATGTGCATCAGTCCGTCAAATCTTATTCTTACGGAATGCGTCAACACTTGCTTATCGCGTTAAGTATATTGACGGAGCCGCTCATTATTTTAATGGATGAGCCTTTTAATGGACTGGATCCGACGAGCATTATTGAATTAAAACAATTGATTCAAGTGCTGCATGCAAAAGGGGTCAGCATCGTCATTTCAACACATAACCTGGATTTACTGGAGGATTTGACGGATACGATCTGGTTCATTAAAGAAGGAAAGCTTTATACAGACCCTTTGCATTCAAGTAAGGAAGTACAATACGAAATCAAGTATTCATATCCTGGTGATTTTCCTCAAGTAATGAAAAAAAGTCATCTTCCTTATGAAGTTAAGGAGAATCTGCTCATTACAGATGGGGCGTTTGCGATTGAAACTTATCTTCAATGGTTACTGAAAAACGGTGTGCAAATCCATTCGGTGAATCCGATCAACCAGAATTTGGAGAAATTGTATCGTGATTTTTATAATCTATAATAGAAACAAGCCGTTGTCAGAAAGTATGACAACGGCTTGTTTCTAGTTGGTAACGTTAAACTAAACAGTAAGGGATCCTCTAAATCCGCGTGCACCGTAGTATGAGTCCGCACCGTTATGGTACATGAAAATTGTTTCGTATCGTCGGTCGCAGAAAATCGCTCCGCCAAGTCTACGAATATCCGGAGGTGTCAAAACCCAGCTCGATG belongs to Solibacillus sp. FSL W7-1436 and includes:
- a CDS encoding ABC transporter ATP-binding protein, with translation MVLQVNELEMKYKSKRVLENITFSIGTGEIIGIVGPNGAGKSSLMRSVLGLEKIDKGTVHINNISNANPEFFRYISFLPSDNYLYMQLTGYDHLSFVANIYHIPQQEIEDVIELIGIRSYVHQSVKSYSYGMRQHLLIALSILTEPLIILMDEPFNGLDPTSIIELKQLIQVLHAKGVSIVISTHNLDLLEDLTDTIWFIKEGKLYTDPLHSSKEVQYEIKYSYPGDFPQVMKKSHLPYEVKENLLITDGAFAIETYLQWLLKNGVQIHSVNPINQNLEKLYRDFYNL